In the genome of Lysobacter sp. 5GHs7-4, the window CAAAGTCGGCGAGGCCGAAGTCGCGCGCGAGGGCAAGAAGCAGAAGGTGCAGCTGGTCGCGATGACCGGCGTGGGCCTCACGCCCACCTTCGCCTGGGCCACTCAGGGCGAGAATCCGCGCCTGTTCGCCTTTATCTTCCCCGGCTTCCTGCAGCTCATCGAGGAAGGCTGGCAGGGCAACGCCGACGCGCTGGAAACCCAGCAGAAGGCGGCCGAGGGCGCCGCATTGGTCGACCTGCGCAAGCGCCTGGGCCATCCCATCGCCGGCAGCACCCTGATCCGCAATGCGCGCGTGTTCGACAGCGAGCACGCCAAGCTCGGTCCGGTGTCCGACGTGCTGCTGCGCGACGGCCGCATCGTCTCGGTCGAGGCCGGCGGCGCAACCAAGGTCAAGGCCGACCGCAGCATCGACGCCGCCGGCAAGGTGCTGCTGCCGGGCCTGTTCGACATGCACGGCCACGTCGGCCGCTGGGACGGCGGGCTCAACCTGGCCGCCGGCGTCACCACCGTGCGCGACATGGGCAACGACAACGCCACCCTGCAGCAGATCCTGGGCGAGATCCGCGACGGCAAGCTGATGTCGCCGGACGTGGTGCCGGCCGGTTTCATCGAGGGCGAGAGCAATTTCTCGGCGCGCAACGGCTTCGTGATCAAGGACCTGGACGGCGCCAAGAAGGCGGTGGACTGGTACGCCGAGCACGGCTATCCGCAGGTCAAGATCTACAACTCCTTCCCCAAGGATCTGCTGCGCGACACCGCCGCCTACGCGCACAGCAAGGGCATGCGCGTGAGCGGCCACGTGCCGGCCTTCATGCGCGCGCAGGACGTGGTGGAGCAGGGCTACGACGAAATCCAGCACATCAACCAGGTGCTGCTGAACTTCTTCGTCGACGACAAGACCGACACCCGCACCCTCACGCGCTTCTACCTGGTCGCCGACAAGACCGCCGAGCTGGATTTCGATTCCAAGCCGGTGCAGGACTTCATCGCCCTGCTGGCCAAGAAGCAGACCGTGATCGACCCGACCCTGACCACCTTCGACTTCCTGCGCCAGCGCCCGGGCGAGCTGTCGCAGGCCTACGCCGCGGTCGCCGCGCACCTGCCGCCGGACCTGCAGCGCGGCCTGCGCGTGGCCGAGATGAACATTCCCGACGACGCCACCGCCGCGCGCTACAACAAGTCCTACGAGAAGCTGGTCGAGTTCGTCGGGCGCATGTACAAGGCCGGCGTGCCGATCGTGGCCGGCACCGACGCGATCCCGGGCTTCACCCTGCAGCGCGAGCTGGAGCTGTACGTGCAGGCCGGCATGACGCCCTCGCAGGCGCTGCAGGTGGCGACCTGGAACGGCGCCAAGTACTCGCGCACCCTGGAAGATCGCGGTTCGATCGCACCGGGCAAGCGCGCCGACCTGATCCTGGTCGATGGCGACCCGACCGCCAACATCTCCGACATCCGCAAGATCGCGCTGGTGCTGAAGGGCGACGTCGCCTACTACCCCAGCGAAATCGATGAAGCGCTGGGCATCAAGCCGTTCGCCGCGCCGGTGAAGGTGGATGCGGCGCAGTAAGCGCGAGCGCATGGACCGCCGCCGACACGGCGGCGGTCCGTCACCATCCCAGTCCGCCTTGGGGTAGGAGCGGCGTAAGCCGCGACCGCGCCGTTTCCGATGCGGCGTGGGCTTCGTTGGACAGATCGAGACCCGGCAGCGATGGCTTTGTAGCCTTGGCCGAGCTACGACGACGCATGCCTGGGTGAAGGCGTCTTCGTCGTTCCGTTCGGTGGCGCGCGCGATTCGAACCGTATCGGCGCGTGGGGGGCGCGGTCGCGGCTTACGCCGCTCCTACCCCAAAGCGGGAAGGTTGTTTGGGCATAAATATAATTAATTCATATGGTTGAGCGGCTTTTATTACGTAGTATTTCAAGCATGCTCTGGCCAAAACATATGCCGAATACGTGCCTAAACGCATACCGCCGAGTACGGGCTCTTTAATGCTTTGGTAACATTCGCGCGTCAAAGAGCCGCCACCGGCGCGGGCAGATCCGCGCCACGGCCGTCAGGGGACGGTCGGTCCGACAAACAGTCGTCCCGTCGCCGAGCCCGCATGCCAGGCGCATGCGTCGCCAGGCTTCTTACGAACCCAGGTGTCCCGCTTCGGGCCGCCGCTTTCATCGAGAACCCCCCGCCATGCGTCAGCACGTCCGTGCTCCCCGCAGCCATGCCCTGGCCATCGCCGTCGCGATCAGCCTGACTTCCGCCGCCGCTTTCGCGCAGGACGCGCCCGCCGCCGCCGAGACGGCGCCCGCCGCCGAATCCGACGCCAAGACCCTGGACGCGCTGATGGTCACCGCGCAGCGCCGCGTCGAGCGCGCCAAGGACGTGCCGATGGCGCTCACCACCGTCGACGCCGAGAAGCTGCATGTGCTGGGTTCCGGCGGTGGCGACATCCGCTTCCTGTCCGGCCGTCTGCCCAGCCTGAACATCGAATCCTCGTTCGGCCGCGCCTTCCCGCGCTTCTACATTCGTGGCCTGGGCAACACCGACTTCGATCTCAACGCCTCGCAGCCGGTCTCGCTGGTGTACGACGACGTGGTGCTGGAGAACCCGCTGCTGAAGGGCTTCCCGGTGTTCGACATGGAGAACGTCGAGCTGCTGCGCGGCCCGCAGGGCACGCTGTTCGGCCGCAACACGCCGGCCGGCGTGGTCAAGTTCGAATCGGCCAAGCCGACCCGCGAACTCGAAGGCTACGGCCAGGTCGCCTACGGCAGCCACGGCACCACCAATATCGAAGGCGCGATCAGCGGCCCGCTGGGCCCGAACTGGTCGGCGCGCGCCTCGGTGCTGTACCAGCGCCGCGACGAGTGGGTGACCAACACCAACCCGAACGCCCGCACCAATCCCAAGCTGGAAGGCTACGACGAGTCGGCCGCGCGCCTGCAGCTGCAGTACGACGGCAGCGACACCTTCCACGCTCTGTTCAACGTGCATGCGCGCCATCTCAACGGCACCGCGCGCCTGTTCCGCGCCAACATCTTCCGGCCCGGCACGAACGATCTGGTGGCCGGTTTCGATGACGACAAGATCGCCATCGACGGCCGCAACTCGCAGCAGCTCGACACCTTCGGCGCCAGCGCGCGCCTGAGCTGGGACTTCGGCAACGACCTCACGCTGTACTCGATCACCGGCTACGAGACGGCTGATTCCTTCAGCCGCGGCGATATCGACGGCGGCGTGGGCGCGGCGTTCCTGCCGACGGGCAGCTACCCGGGTGTGATCCCGTTCACCGCCGAATCCGCCGACGGTCTGCCCGACCACCGCCAGTGGACCCAGGAGTTCCGCCTGGAGTCCAACTACAGCGGCCCGCTGAACTGGCAGGCCGGCCTGTTCTACTTCGACGAAGACATCACCGTCGACAGCTTCAACTACGACACCCTCGGCGGCGGCGTGCAGGCCGGCTGGGCGCAGCAGAAGCAGCGCAACAAGGCCTGGGCCGCGTACGGTTCGCTGGACTATGCGGTCACCGACAAGCTGACCCTGCGCGGCGGCTTGCGTTACACCCAGGACAAGAAGGACTTCACCGCCAGCGTGCTGCAGAGCGCGCCGTTCGGTGCGCCGGTGTCGGGCCCGTTCCCGGTCCACACCGACGTCGACGACGTCAGCTGGGATGCCAGCGCGGTCTATCAGGCCACGCCCGACGTGAACCTGTACGCCCGCGTCGCCAAGGGCTTCCGCGCGCCGTCGATCCAGGGCCGCCTGCTGTTCCAGGTGCCGCCGCAGCCGTCGGTGGCCGATGCCGAGAAGGTCATTTCCTACGAGACTGGCGTCAAGGCCGACCTGTGGGACAAGCGCGCGCGCCTGGGCTTCGCGGTATTCCATTACAACGTCGACAACCAGCAGCTCAACGCCGTCGGCGGCGCCGCCAACCAGACCATCCTGCTCAACGCCGACAAGACCGTGGGCCAGGGCTTCGAGTTGGACTTCGACGCCTACCTCACCGACAACCTGATGGTCACCCTCGGCGCCAGCTACAACGACACCGAGATCAAGGATGCCAACCTCGCCGTCGCTCCCTGCGGCAGCGGCATGTGCACGGTCACCGATCCGCTGGTGGCCGGCCGCGCGATGATCGACGGCAACCCGCTGCCGCAGGCCCCGAAGTGGGTCTACAACCTGACCGCGCGCTACTCGCTGCCGGTCGGCGACGGCGGCGAGTTCTTCGTCTACACCGACTGGGCCTACCGCAGCGAAGTGAACTTCTTCCTCTACGAGGCCAAGGAGTTCCGCGGCAAGGCCCTGCTGGAAGGCGGCCTGCGCGTGGGTTACGGCTGGGACAACGGCAAGTACGAGGTGGCGCTGTACGGCCGCAACATCCTCGACAAGGTGCAGGCGGTCGGCGCGATCGACTTCAACAACCTGACCGGCTTCGTCAACGAGCCGCGCATCGTGGGTGTGGAGTTCAAGGCCGGCTTCTGAGGCCGGGCAGGGCGCCTGGCCGCCCGCCATCGAAACACCGGACGGCCCGCCTCGCGCGGGCCGTTCGCGTTTGCGGCTTGGGTCAGGCGTCATCCCCGAGCCGTCATTCCCGGCAAAGACGGTGATTCCGGAACCTCCCGCGATACCCCGATCCGTCATTCCCGCGAACGCGGGCTCTGCTTCACTTCGGCGGAGCCGAACATCCAGCGACTTCAGCGCCATGCTCCCGTGCCGGCGATGAACGCGCTATCGTGCCCTCGTCCCCATGGAGCCTCCCCATGACCACCGCCTACGACTTCACCGCCACCGACATCGACGGCCAGCAGCGCTCGCTGGACGAATACCGCGGCAAGGTGTTGCTGATCGTCAACGTCGCCTCGCAATGCGGTTTCACCCCGCAGTACACCGGCCTGGAACAGTTGGAGCGCAAGTACCAGGCGCAGGGCTTCGAGGTGCTGGGTTTCCCCTGCGATCAGTTCGGCCATCAGGAACCGGGCGACGAGGCCGAGATCAAGGAGTTCTGCTCGCTGACCTACGACGTCAGCTTCCCGCTGTACGCCAAGGTCGACGTCAACGGCGACAAGGCGCACCCGCTGTGGAAGTGGCTGAAGGACGAGAAGGGCGGCTTCCTCGGCATCGACGCCATCAAATGGAACTTCAGCAAGTTCCTGGTCGGCCGCGACGGCAAGGTGATCAAGCGCTACGCGCCGACCGACAAGCCCGAGTCGATCGCGGGCGATATCGAGAAAGCGCTGGCTTGATCCCGCGTCGCCATCCAGCTTCGGGGTAGCAGCGGCGCAAACCCTGAAATGCGAACGGCAGCGAGACGTTCGCCGTCGCCTAGTGTCGCGGTCGCGGCTTACGCCGCTCCTACCCCAAGGCCTTGGCTCCGCGCTTTCTGTGGGAGCGACGTGAGTCGCGATTTCGTCCCCAACCGGCACTCATCGCGGCTCGCGCCACTCCCACCAGGATTCACGCCACGTCGTTGGCCGCTTGCAGTTGCACCGGCACGACGGTCTTCGCCCGCTCCCGCGGCCGCATCTTCAGCCCGAAGCACGGCCGCAGCAGTGGCACCCGGCGAACGATCTCGTACAGCCCCCAGCAGCCCAGCACCGTCCCGACCACCACGATCACCGGCTCGCTCACCGGGCCCAGGTGCCAGGGCAGGATCCAGTACGCGATCAGCACGGTCAGGCTCTGGTGCAGCACGTACCAGGGGTAGACCGCCTCATTGGCCCAGGGCAGCCAGCGGAACGGACGGTTGAGCAGGGCGTGGCCCCAGCCCAGGACGGCCGAGAGCGCGAACCAGATGTACAGGTTGCGCAGCAGCCAGAGGCTGTTCTGCAGCAGGTCCGGAATCTCGTCCGGCAGCAACAGCACCAGACTCAGGTAGAAGCCGAACAGGCCCAGCGCCAGGCCCAGGGTCCATTTGCGCAGGCGCACCAGCTCGTTCCACAAACCGCTGTCGTTGCCCAGCCAGTAGCCGTAGAGGAATACGCTGAAGTAGATCGCGTGGCGGTACCAGTCGTGGATCAGGTCGCCGGTTTCCTCGAAGTGCGGCTGCAGCAGCATGGTCGCCAGGGCCAGCGGCAGCGCCGGCAGGATCGCCAGCTTCCAGCCGCGCAGGCCGGCCACCCGCGCATGCAGCCAGCGGCCCAGGCCGTTGCGGAACAGCGGCAGCAGCGCGGCCAGGGCGATGGTGTAGACCCACAGGTAGGCCAGGTACCACAGGTGGTTCCAGGTGAAGCCGTACTCCCAGCCGTCGAACGCGTCCTTGGGCCAGGGCTGGAACTGGTAATAGCGCAGCAGGAAGTCGACGAAGCCCGGCTCGACCGCGCCGTTGGCCACGCCCTGCGCGTAGGGTTGGATCGGCACCACCACCAGGCAGCCGAAGGTCAGCGGCAGCAGCAGGCGCCAGCTGCGCTGGACCACGAAGCGGCCCAGCGAGGTGCCGCGCAGCAGGAAGTGCACCGACAGGCCCGAGATCAGGAAGATCAGGTCCATGCGCCAGCGGTTGATGAACAGCATCGGGATCTGCAGCGGCTCGGACAGGTGCGTGCTTTTCAGATGCCAGTCCCACTCGGCCACGTACAGCATGGCGCAGTGGTAGAGGATCAGCAGGGCGAAGGCGATCGCGCGCAGGGCGTCGATGTCGTGGCGGCGTTGCATGGTCGGTCCGCGGCAGTGGAGTTGGGCCCAGCCTTGCCGCAGCGGCCGCCGCGCGCAGCGCCGAGGTGACCGGTGGCGGGCCGGCAGGGACGAATCGCGGGCCTTGGGGACGGCCGGTTGCCGCGCGTGCGTCCGCTCGGGCGAGAATGCGCGCATGGACTACCCACCGACCGCGGCCCGCATAGCCGACGCCGACACCGCCATCCCGCCGGCGCAGCCGACCGTCCCCCTCAGCGCCTGGGACCGCTACCAGCCCTGGCGCCGCACCGCCGAGGTCGCCAGCTGGGTACTGCTGTTCGCGGCCAACGCGATCGGCGGCACGCTGACGACCATCATCGACATCCACCGCATCGGTCTGGACATCCCCGACTGGGCGCCGGCGATCTGGGAGGCGAGCAGCTGCCTGGTCGCCCTGTGCCTGGTGCCGTTGCTGGTCTGGTACACACGGCGCGTCCCGCTGCGGTTCGACACCTGGCGGCAGGCGCTGGCCCTGCATCTGCTGGGCAGCGTGGTCTGGTCGCTGCTGCACGTCAGCCTGATGGTCGGGCTGCGCAAGCTGATCTACCTGGGCATGGGCGAGTCCTACGACTTCGGCTCCTGGGGCATGGGTTTGGTCTACGAGTACCTCAAGGACGCGCGCTCCTACGTCTATATGGTGTTGTGGATCGAGGCCTACCGTCTGCTGATGCGGCGCTGGCAGGGCGAGGCCAGTCTGCTGGCGCCGCCGGACGACCTGCCCGAGCCGGCCGTGCCGGAGCGGCCGGAGCGTTTCCTGGTGCGCAAGCTGGGCAAGGAGTTCCTGATCGCGGCCGGCGAGGTCGAATGGCTGCAGGCCTCGTCCAACTACGTGAACCTGCATCTGCGCGGGCGCGACTATCCGCTGCGCACCACCATGGCCACAATCGAGGCGCAGCTGGACCCGGCGCGCTTCGTGCGCGTGCACCGTTCTTATATGGTCAACCTGGACTGCGTGGGCGAGATCGAGCCGCTGGAAAGCGGCGACGCGCGCATCACCATGCGCGACGGCACCCGCATCCCCTGCAGCCGGCGTTATCGCGGCGTGTTGCGGCAGGACCGGCGCGCGGCCTGAGCGGCGCTACTCGGTAGCGGCCGGGGTAGGCGACCGCGCCACCGGCGGCAGCAGCGCGTGCAGCTCGCGCACCAGGCGCTCGACCTTGGCCGGCGTATAGCCGCGTTGCACGTGGGCGATGCGGCCCTGGGTGTCGATCAGGAAGGCGTTGGGCACCGCGCGCACCCGGTAATGGCGCGCGACCGTGCCCGGGTCGCGGATCGTGGTCAGATTCAAACCGGGATTGCGGCGCAGGAAGGCCTCGTAGTCGGCCTGCGGTTCGGCGTAGTTGATCGCGACGATCTGCAGGCGCTCGCGGCCGATGCCGGTTTGCAGCGCCGACAGCTGCGGCAGTTCGCGCCGGCACTGTTCGCACCAGCCGGCCCAGAACACCACCAGCAGCACCTTGCCGCGGTACTGGCCGACCCGCAGCGAGCGGCCCTGGTCGTCCAGGCCCAACCACTCCGGCGGCCTATCGCCGACCTGCGGCGCCTGCGCGCCGGCCTGGCCGGCGGCCTCGTCGGCCGTCGCCGGAAAGACCGTGCCCAGACAGAGCAGCGCCAGCAGCGCGGCCCGGCACCAGGCGCGCAGTCGGGCGGGCGAGGGCGGCCGCGCGCTCACTTCTCGACGAACGCGCGCTCGTAGACGTATTGGCCCGGCGTGCCGATGCGCGGCGCCGCGCTGAAGCCGCGGCCATCCAGCAGCTCGCGGAAGTCGGCCAGCATCTGCGGGCTGCCGCAGATCATGGCGCGGTCGTGCTCGGCGTCCAGCGGCTCGATGCCCAGCTGCTCCATCATGCGACCGCTGGCCATCATCTCGGTCAGCCGTCCGCGCTGGTCGTGGCCGGCGAAATCGAAGGCCTCGCGGCTCACCGCCGGGAAGTAGCGCAGCTTGGCCGCGATCTGCTCGCCCAGGAACTCGTGCTTGGGCAGCTCGTTGACGATGTAGTCGCGGTAGGCCAGGTCCTGCGCGCAACGCACGCCGTGGCAGAGGATCACGCGCTCGAAGCGTTCGTAGGTCTCCGGATCCTTGATCACCGACAGCCAGGGCGCGAAGCCGGTGCCGGTGCCCAGCAGATACAGGTTGCGGCCCACGTGCAGGTCGTGGATCAGCAGCGTGCCGGTGGGCTTGCGGCCGATCAGCACCTCGTCGCCGGGACGGATGTCCTTCAGGCGCGAGGTCAGCGGGCCGTTGGGCACCTTGATGCTGAAGAACTCCAGCTGTTCTTCCCAGTTCGCGCTGGCGATCGAATACGCGCGCAGCAGCGGCTTGGACGAACCGTCCGCCTGCGGCACCTGCAGTCCGATCATCACGAACTGGCCGTTGTCGAAGCGGAATCCGTCGTCGCGGGTGGTGGTGAAGCTGAAGTAGTCGTCGGTCCAGTGACGGACGTCCAGCACCGTCTCGGTGCCAAAAGCGGAGGACATGCGCGATAGGGGAGTGAAGCCGGGCGCGCATTGTAACCGATTGATGAGATTGACTCTCATCCAGGCCGGGCCGGCGCCGCGCCCGGGCCGGCCGCGTCGGGAGAGCGCGTTACGACCCCGTTTCCACCGCGCCTGTCAACGGGTTTCCCCTGCCGCCCGGCGTTGCGACAATCGGACCAGCCCGCAGCCAGCGGGAGCCAGAACGTATGGAAGCAATGCAAGACACCCTCTCGAAGTCCGCACCGCAGATCGCCGAACAAATCGCCCGCACCATCGCCGCCGAGATCGGCGCGCAACCCGCCCAGGCCCGCTCCGCCATCGCCCTGCTCGACGAAGGCGCGACCGTGCCGTTCATCGCGCGCTACCGCAAGGAAGTCACCGGCGGCCTCGACGACACCCAGCTGCGCGATCTCGAATCCCGTCTGCGCTACCTGCGCGAACTTGAGGACCGCCGCGCCGCGGTGCTGGAAAGCATCGCCGAACAGGGCAAGCTCAGCGACGAACTGCGCGCCGACATCGAAGCCGCCGACAGCAAGGCGCGCCTGGAAGATCTGTACCTGCCGTACAAGCCCAAGCGCCGCACCAAGGCGCAGATCGCGCGCGAGGCCGGCCTGGAGCCGCTGGCCGACGGCCTGCTCGCCGATCCGACCTTGCAGCCGGAGGTGTATGCCGCCGATTTCGTCAGCGAGGAAAAACAAGTCGCCGACGTCAAAGCCGCGCTGGAAGGTGCGCGCGCGATCCTGATGGAGCGCTGGGGCGAGGACGCCGCGCTGGTCGGCGAACTGCGCACCTGGCTGCACCAGACCGGCGTGATCCGCGCGCGCGTGGTCGAGGGCAAGGAGAACGAAGGCGCCAAGTACCGCGACTACTTCGACCATGCCGAGGCGCTGGCCAAGATTCCCTCGCACCGCCTGCTGGCGCTGTTCCGCGCGCGCCGCGAGGAAGTGCTGTACCTGGACTTGGAG includes:
- a CDS encoding TonB-dependent receptor, which translates into the protein MRQHVRAPRSHALAIAVAISLTSAAAFAQDAPAAAETAPAAESDAKTLDALMVTAQRRVERAKDVPMALTTVDAEKLHVLGSGGGDIRFLSGRLPSLNIESSFGRAFPRFYIRGLGNTDFDLNASQPVSLVYDDVVLENPLLKGFPVFDMENVELLRGPQGTLFGRNTPAGVVKFESAKPTRELEGYGQVAYGSHGTTNIEGAISGPLGPNWSARASVLYQRRDEWVTNTNPNARTNPKLEGYDESAARLQLQYDGSDTFHALFNVHARHLNGTARLFRANIFRPGTNDLVAGFDDDKIAIDGRNSQQLDTFGASARLSWDFGNDLTLYSITGYETADSFSRGDIDGGVGAAFLPTGSYPGVIPFTAESADGLPDHRQWTQEFRLESNYSGPLNWQAGLFYFDEDITVDSFNYDTLGGGVQAGWAQQKQRNKAWAAYGSLDYAVTDKLTLRGGLRYTQDKKDFTASVLQSAPFGAPVSGPFPVHTDVDDVSWDASAVYQATPDVNLYARVAKGFRAPSIQGRLLFQVPPQPSVADAEKVISYETGVKADLWDKRARLGFAVFHYNVDNQQLNAVGGAANQTILLNADKTVGQGFELDFDAYLTDNLMVTLGASYNDTEIKDANLAVAPCGSGMCTVTDPLVAGRAMIDGNPLPQAPKWVYNLTARYSLPVGDGGEFFVYTDWAYRSEVNFFLYEAKEFRGKALLEGGLRVGYGWDNGKYEVALYGRNILDKVQAVGAIDFNNLTGFVNEPRIVGVEFKAGF
- a CDS encoding TlpA disulfide reductase family protein, producing MSARPPSPARLRAWCRAALLALLCLGTVFPATADEAAGQAGAQAPQVGDRPPEWLGLDDQGRSLRVGQYRGKVLLVVFWAGWCEQCRRELPQLSALQTGIGRERLQIVAINYAEPQADYEAFLRRNPGLNLTTIRDPGTVARHYRVRAVPNAFLIDTQGRIAHVQRGYTPAKVERLVRELHALLPPVARSPTPAATE
- a CDS encoding LytTR family DNA-binding domain-containing protein; this encodes MDYPPTAARIADADTAIPPAQPTVPLSAWDRYQPWRRTAEVASWVLLFAANAIGGTLTTIIDIHRIGLDIPDWAPAIWEASSCLVALCLVPLLVWYTRRVPLRFDTWRQALALHLLGSVVWSLLHVSLMVGLRKLIYLGMGESYDFGSWGMGLVYEYLKDARSYVYMVLWIEAYRLLMRRWQGEASLLAPPDDLPEPAVPERPERFLVRKLGKEFLIAAGEVEWLQASSNYVNLHLRGRDYPLRTTMATIEAQLDPARFVRVHRSYMVNLDCVGEIEPLESGDARITMRDGTRIPCSRRYRGVLRQDRRAA
- a CDS encoding acyltransferase, coding for MQRRHDIDALRAIAFALLILYHCAMLYVAEWDWHLKSTHLSEPLQIPMLFINRWRMDLIFLISGLSVHFLLRGTSLGRFVVQRSWRLLLPLTFGCLVVVPIQPYAQGVANGAVEPGFVDFLLRYYQFQPWPKDAFDGWEYGFTWNHLWYLAYLWVYTIALAALLPLFRNGLGRWLHARVAGLRGWKLAILPALPLALATMLLQPHFEETGDLIHDWYRHAIYFSVFLYGYWLGNDSGLWNELVRLRKWTLGLALGLFGFYLSLVLLLPDEIPDLLQNSLWLLRNLYIWFALSAVLGWGHALLNRPFRWLPWANEAVYPWYVLHQSLTVLIAYWILPWHLGPVSEPVIVVVGTVLGCWGLYEIVRRVPLLRPCFGLKMRPRERAKTVVPVQLQAANDVA
- a CDS encoding glutathione peroxidase, with the protein product MTTAYDFTATDIDGQQRSLDEYRGKVLLIVNVASQCGFTPQYTGLEQLERKYQAQGFEVLGFPCDQFGHQEPGDEAEIKEFCSLTYDVSFPLYAKVDVNGDKAHPLWKWLKDEKGGFLGIDAIKWNFSKFLVGRDGKVIKRYAPTDKPESIAGDIEKALA
- a CDS encoding amidohydrolase family protein; its protein translation is MNPAPRSLTRIALGLCLSLGLAANALAAETTRYLALVDGGKQAGHQTVTRADDGTVNVDFIFKDNGRGPELKETYTLAPDGTYRSYAVKGTSTFGAPVDERFSIADGKATWKSTSDQGEQAAAPGALYSPLGGTPAGFSVALAALSKRSDGKLPLIPSGTLTVRKVGEAEVAREGKKQKVQLVAMTGVGLTPTFAWATQGENPRLFAFIFPGFLQLIEEGWQGNADALETQQKAAEGAALVDLRKRLGHPIAGSTLIRNARVFDSEHAKLGPVSDVLLRDGRIVSVEAGGATKVKADRSIDAAGKVLLPGLFDMHGHVGRWDGGLNLAAGVTTVRDMGNDNATLQQILGEIRDGKLMSPDVVPAGFIEGESNFSARNGFVIKDLDGAKKAVDWYAEHGYPQVKIYNSFPKDLLRDTAAYAHSKGMRVSGHVPAFMRAQDVVEQGYDEIQHINQVLLNFFVDDKTDTRTLTRFYLVADKTAELDFDSKPVQDFIALLAKKQTVIDPTLTTFDFLRQRPGELSQAYAAVAAHLPPDLQRGLRVAEMNIPDDATAARYNKSYEKLVEFVGRMYKAGVPIVAGTDAIPGFTLQRELELYVQAGMTPSQALQVATWNGAKYSRTLEDRGSIAPGKRADLILVDGDPTANISDIRKIALVLKGDVAYYPSEIDEALGIKPFAAPVKVDAAQ
- a CDS encoding ferredoxin--NADP reductase: MSSAFGTETVLDVRHWTDDYFSFTTTRDDGFRFDNGQFVMIGLQVPQADGSSKPLLRAYSIASANWEEQLEFFSIKVPNGPLTSRLKDIRPGDEVLIGRKPTGTLLIHDLHVGRNLYLLGTGTGFAPWLSVIKDPETYERFERVILCHGVRCAQDLAYRDYIVNELPKHEFLGEQIAAKLRYFPAVSREAFDFAGHDQRGRLTEMMASGRMMEQLGIEPLDAEHDRAMICGSPQMLADFRELLDGRGFSAAPRIGTPGQYVYERAFVEK